The Deltaproteobacteria bacterium genome contains a region encoding:
- a CDS encoding ABC transporter permease, with the protein MKLFRMTMRTALRALRRNKMRSGLTMLGIIIGVAAVITMVSIGQGADAAVQKQILSLGTNLLMIVPGATTASGVRSGWGGVSTLTVGDAEAILKECQTVANVTYIKRQVVQAVYGDQNWSTVAQGSTPSFQKVRAWGAAAGSFYTERDEETANRVVLLGQTVADHLFGPGEDPVGALVRIKDVPFRVVGVLEAKGQTAWGQDQDDVIVMPFSTAVRRVLGTQFVGSVDMVFASTVSTDELVEATNQITTLLHDRHHVQPNQENDFTVRNLNDVAKASESASQVMTSLLLSVASISLLVGGIGIMNILLVSVTERTREIGIRMAVGAKARHILLQFLVEAVTLSMVGGVAGALLGVAGAQLISYFAAWPTLLSPVAVFGSVLFSGAVGVFFGFYPARKAARLDPIAALRYE; encoded by the coding sequence ATGAAGCTCTTCCGTATGACCATGCGCACCGCCTTGCGCGCCCTGCGACGCAACAAGATGCGCTCCGGCCTTACGATGTTGGGGATCATCATCGGCGTCGCCGCGGTCATCACCATGGTGAGCATCGGCCAGGGAGCGGATGCGGCGGTACAAAAGCAGATCCTCAGCCTGGGCACCAATCTCCTGATGATCGTCCCTGGCGCGACCACTGCTTCCGGTGTGCGTTCCGGATGGGGTGGCGTGTCGACGCTTACTGTTGGCGACGCGGAGGCTATCCTCAAAGAGTGTCAGACCGTGGCCAACGTGACGTACATCAAGCGGCAGGTGGTGCAGGCGGTCTACGGAGACCAGAACTGGTCAACGGTTGCGCAAGGATCGACGCCGTCGTTTCAAAAGGTGCGGGCGTGGGGAGCCGCCGCCGGCAGTTTCTACACCGAACGCGACGAAGAGACGGCCAACCGCGTCGTGCTGCTCGGCCAAACCGTCGCCGATCATCTCTTCGGGCCGGGTGAAGACCCGGTCGGAGCGCTCGTGCGCATCAAGGACGTACCGTTCCGCGTGGTCGGCGTCCTCGAAGCGAAAGGGCAAACCGCTTGGGGGCAAGACCAGGACGATGTGATCGTCATGCCGTTTTCGACGGCGGTGCGGCGCGTGCTCGGCACGCAGTTCGTCGGTAGCGTCGACATGGTCTTCGCCTCGACGGTCTCGACCGACGAGCTTGTCGAAGCGACCAATCAGATCACCACTCTGCTGCACGACCGCCATCACGTTCAGCCGAATCAAGAAAACGATTTCACGGTACGCAATCTCAACGACGTGGCGAAGGCCTCCGAAAGCGCCAGCCAAGTGATGACCAGTCTGTTGCTCAGCGTGGCGTCGATCTCACTGTTGGTGGGCGGTATCGGGATCATGAACATCCTGCTGGTGTCGGTGACCGAGCGCACGCGTGAAATCGGAATCCGCATGGCGGTCGGCGCGAAAGCGCGGCACATCCTGCTGCAGTTCCTGGTCGAAGCGGTCACGCTCAGCATGGTCGGCGGCGTCGCCGGGGCGTTGCTGGGAGTCGCGGGCGCGCAATTGATCTCGTACTTCGCCGCGTGGCCGACCCTGCTGTCGCCGGTTGCGGTGTTTGGCTCCGTGCTCTTCTCCGGCGCCGTCGGAGTGTTCTTCGGGTTCTATCCTGCCCGCAAGGCCGCCCGCCTCGATCCGATCGCCGCGCTACGCTACGAGTGA
- a CDS encoding ABC transporter ATP-binding protein: MSHSLIEVRDLWKVYQLGDVEVQALRGVSLAIASGEIVAVMGASGSGKSTFMNIVGCLDRPTRGTYHLNGTDVSTLSSDDRATIRNHQIGFVFQNFNLIPRTSAIENVELPLFYSDVPIAEQRQRAREALVTVGLGGREQHLPNQLSGGQQQRVAIARALVNQPSLLLADEPTGNLDTQTSIEILDIFQRLNREHGITVVLVTHEPDIATYTQRVITFRDGQVVSDARQPSAVATDGGAEASA; the protein is encoded by the coding sequence ATGAGTCACTCCCTGATCGAGGTTCGTGACCTCTGGAAGGTCTACCAATTGGGGGACGTCGAAGTGCAAGCGCTGCGCGGCGTCTCGCTCGCCATTGCGTCCGGCGAAATCGTTGCTGTGATGGGCGCATCGGGATCAGGCAAGTCGACGTTCATGAACATCGTCGGTTGCCTCGATCGCCCGACGCGCGGCACGTACCACCTGAACGGAACCGATGTCTCGACGTTGAGCTCCGACGACCGCGCCACCATCCGCAATCACCAGATCGGTTTCGTGTTTCAAAACTTCAACCTCATTCCTCGTACCAGCGCGATCGAGAACGTCGAGCTACCGCTGTTCTACAGCGATGTGCCCATCGCCGAGCAACGGCAACGGGCGCGCGAGGCGCTGGTGACGGTCGGACTCGGTGGGCGCGAGCAGCACTTGCCGAATCAGCTTTCCGGCGGTCAGCAGCAACGCGTCGCCATCGCGCGGGCGTTGGTGAATCAGCCGTCGCTGCTACTCGCCGACGAGCCGACCGGGAACTTGGATACGCAGACGAGCATCGAGATCCTCGACATCTTCCAGCGACTCAATCGCGAACACGGCATCACTGTGGTGTTAGTCACCCACGAACCCGACATCGCGACGTACACGCAACGAGTGATCACGTTTCGCGACGGCCAGGTCGTATCCGACGCGCGGCAGCCATCGGCGGTTGCGACTGACGGCGGCGCGGAGGCGTCGGCATGA
- the rpiA gene encoding ribose-5-phosphate isomerase RpiA has product MNSDPVLAAVARRALEFVADGMVVGLGTGRAATAFVEALGERVQQGLLRVTGVPTSKATAAVAQRYGITLVGLGDVEGIDVTIDGADEVDPQLNLIKGYGGALVPEKIVAAASRLEVILVGAEKLVPVLGQRGKLPVEVIPFAAPFCARQLAKLGCRPHVRINSGQPFVSDSGNHILDCAIEPLLDPHRIERDIRAIPGVVGTGLFLDMTDCVLVGEGSGVRELRRE; this is encoded by the coding sequence ATGAATAGCGATCCGGTTCTTGCGGCGGTGGCGCGGCGCGCTTTGGAGTTCGTTGCCGACGGGATGGTGGTGGGGTTGGGTACCGGGCGCGCGGCGACGGCGTTTGTCGAAGCGCTCGGTGAACGGGTACAGCAAGGGCTCCTGCGAGTGACTGGTGTGCCGACGTCGAAGGCGACGGCGGCGGTGGCGCAGCGGTATGGCATTACGCTGGTCGGGTTGGGCGATGTCGAGGGGATCGACGTCACCATCGACGGCGCTGACGAAGTCGATCCGCAACTCAATCTGATCAAGGGCTACGGCGGTGCGCTGGTGCCGGAGAAGATCGTCGCGGCGGCGTCGCGCTTGGAAGTCATTCTGGTGGGCGCCGAGAAGCTGGTGCCGGTGCTCGGCCAGCGCGGCAAGCTGCCGGTCGAAGTGATCCCGTTCGCGGCGCCGTTCTGCGCGCGTCAATTGGCAAAGCTCGGATGCCGTCCGCACGTGCGCATCAACAGCGGCCAGCCGTTCGTCAGCGACAGCGGCAATCACATTCTGGACTGCGCGATCGAACCGCTGCTCGATCCGCACCGAATCGAACGTGACATCCGCGCCATCCCCGGCGTCGTCGGAACCGGACTGTTCCTCGATATGACGGATTGTGTGTTGGTGGGCGAAGGCAGCGGTGTGCGAGAATTGCGGCGTGAGTAG
- a CDS encoding efflux RND transporter permease subunit, with the protein MWLTLLAFRNAIAILMLSLAIVVLGWVSLQRLPVDLFPHINLPIVQVGTVYKGAGVKDMEKSVTYPIEKAVSSVSGVEHVESRSKQGISVVQVWFNWGANVDAGEVEVIQKIQGIIGALPTGVQQPFVVKFDLSNIPVLLVTLTGEGYDEKQLYDIAYNVVEPQLEHLPHVAAASVEGGKIRQITINLDRDQLQAKGINIQDVVSAVADANLILASGDLKTGSLDYNVFTNNQFDIVKPMEDIVVQTVAGVPIHLKDLGTVTDSYATQTSIVRMNGQRAVYLRINKQPGSNTIEVIDAVKRALPNLYNLPKGLQLGTFFDQSIYIRQSIEALVHEALQGSGLAFLVILIFLQSFTSTFIISLAIPLSVLMTFIFMYFGDQSLNVFTLGGLALAVGRLVDDSIVELENINRHLAMGKSRKQAALDAAREVAMPILASTVTTIVVFFPVVFLVGAAKLLFVPLTLTISMALVASFWISRTVTPLLCARLMRAHDERPRGRLARAGAAFFDGIDDRYQTVLAWALHHRATVIFTTVAIFAGSLLLLPVIGTEFFPVTDESQFRMIVKAPVGTRVEDTDRLVERIEAAVKDSIPAGYHKATVSSIGLPSTTASIYSPNTGPHSSNIQIELVDPQARDQSTEEIVANLRAKVASQFPGVAIYFDPGGIVKRILNFGSAAPVDVEVLGYDLHAARDLTQQLRGVMANMNGLADIQVTREEDYPELDVVVDREKAALLGLSERQIATSVLFSLSSNVSSGPSLFTDPITGNEYNIVAQLADRFRDDPSDLENLVIRADHSTPILLKSVASVQRGSGPVELDRKYEQRIVHLTANPAGRDLGSLSEELDRSFDQLKLPAGFEVHLGGQTKQQREAFQSLRFSMLVALMLVYMVLAAQFRSLLDPLIIMFSVPLGLTGVLWALFLSHTTLSTTSFMGVIMMVGIVVSNGVLLVDYTNVLRRRGMELHEAVITGGRTRLRPILMTTLTTIFGLLPMALGWAVGSETNAPLARAVLGGLSVSTVLTLVFVPTLYTVIEERFHREIRAEED; encoded by the coding sequence ATGTGGCTCACCCTGTTAGCCTTCCGTAACGCGATCGCGATCCTCATGCTGTCGCTGGCGATCGTGGTGCTCGGATGGGTCTCGCTGCAGCGGCTACCGGTCGATCTGTTCCCCCATATCAATCTCCCGATCGTCCAAGTCGGCACCGTCTACAAAGGCGCCGGCGTCAAGGACATGGAGAAGAGCGTCACGTACCCGATCGAAAAGGCCGTGAGCTCGGTCAGCGGCGTCGAACACGTCGAGTCACGCTCGAAGCAAGGCATCTCGGTGGTGCAGGTGTGGTTCAACTGGGGTGCGAACGTCGATGCCGGAGAAGTCGAGGTCATCCAAAAGATCCAGGGCATCATCGGTGCCCTCCCCACCGGCGTGCAGCAGCCGTTCGTGGTCAAATTCGATCTCTCGAACATTCCCGTGTTGCTGGTCACGCTCACCGGCGAGGGCTATGACGAGAAGCAACTCTACGACATCGCCTACAACGTGGTGGAGCCGCAGCTCGAACATCTGCCGCACGTCGCCGCGGCCAGCGTCGAAGGCGGCAAGATCCGCCAGATCACCATCAACCTCGATCGCGACCAGCTGCAGGCGAAGGGCATCAACATTCAGGATGTCGTGAGCGCGGTTGCCGACGCCAACCTGATCCTCGCCTCCGGTGACCTCAAGACCGGCTCACTCGACTACAACGTCTTCACCAACAACCAGTTCGACATCGTCAAGCCGATGGAGGACATCGTCGTGCAGACGGTTGCTGGCGTGCCAATTCATCTCAAGGACCTCGGCACGGTCACCGACTCGTACGCAACGCAGACGTCGATCGTGCGCATGAACGGGCAGCGCGCGGTCTACCTGCGCATCAACAAACAGCCGGGTAGCAACACCATCGAAGTGATCGATGCGGTCAAGCGCGCGCTACCCAACCTGTACAATCTTCCCAAGGGGTTGCAGCTCGGCACCTTCTTCGACCAGTCGATCTACATCCGCCAGTCGATCGAGGCGCTGGTGCACGAGGCGTTGCAAGGTTCCGGGCTAGCCTTTCTCGTTATTCTGATCTTCCTGCAGAGCTTCACCTCGACCTTCATCATCTCGCTGGCGATTCCGCTGTCGGTGTTGATGACCTTCATCTTCATGTACTTCGGCGACCAATCGCTGAACGTGTTCACGCTCGGCGGCCTCGCGCTCGCGGTCGGACGGTTGGTCGACGACTCGATTGTCGAACTGGAGAACATCAACCGCCACCTGGCGATGGGTAAGTCGCGCAAGCAAGCCGCGCTCGACGCCGCGCGCGAGGTGGCGATGCCGATTCTGGCGTCGACGGTGACCACCATCGTCGTCTTCTTCCCGGTGGTGTTCCTCGTCGGTGCGGCCAAGCTGTTGTTCGTGCCGCTGACGCTGACCATCTCGATGGCGCTGGTGGCGTCCTTTTGGATCTCGCGCACCGTGACGCCGCTCCTGTGTGCGCGCCTGATGCGCGCGCACGACGAGCGACCGCGCGGCCGCCTGGCGCGCGCCGGGGCCGCGTTCTTCGACGGCATCGACGACCGTTACCAAACCGTGCTTGCCTGGGCGCTCCATCATCGCGCGACCGTCATCTTCACCACGGTGGCGATCTTCGCCGGGAGCTTGTTGCTGCTGCCGGTTATCGGCACCGAGTTCTTTCCGGTCACCGATGAAAGTCAGTTCCGCATGATCGTCAAAGCTCCGGTGGGCACGCGCGTCGAGGACACCGATCGTTTGGTCGAGCGCATCGAAGCGGCGGTGAAGGACAGCATTCCCGCCGGCTACCACAAGGCGACGGTGTCGAGCATCGGTTTGCCGTCGACCACCGCCTCGATTTACAGTCCCAACACGGGGCCACACTCCTCGAACATTCAAATCGAGCTGGTCGATCCGCAGGCGCGCGATCAAAGTACAGAAGAGATCGTCGCGAATCTGCGGGCCAAAGTAGCGAGCCAATTTCCCGGGGTGGCGATTTACTTCGATCCCGGCGGGATCGTAAAACGCATCCTGAATTTCGGCTCGGCCGCTCCAGTGGACGTCGAGGTGCTGGGATACGATCTGCACGCCGCGCGCGATCTGACGCAGCAGTTGCGCGGCGTCATGGCGAACATGAACGGGTTGGCCGACATTCAAGTCACTCGCGAGGAGGACTATCCGGAACTCGATGTCGTCGTCGATCGCGAGAAGGCCGCGCTGCTCGGTCTGTCGGAGCGCCAAATCGCCACGTCCGTGTTGTTCTCGCTGTCGAGCAACGTATCGAGCGGTCCGTCGTTGTTCACCGACCCGATCACCGGCAATGAGTACAACATCGTGGCGCAACTCGCCGACCGGTTCCGTGACGATCCGTCCGATTTGGAGAACTTGGTGATCCGCGCCGATCACAGCACTCCCATTCTACTCAAGAGCGTGGCGTCGGTGCAGCGCGGTTCGGGTCCGGTCGAACTGGATCGCAAGTACGAGCAACGCATCGTGCACCTCACCGCCAATCCCGCCGGGCGCGACCTCGGCAGCTTGTCGGAGGAGCTCGACCGCAGCTTCGACCAACTCAAACTCCCCGCCGGGTTCGAAGTGCACCTCGGCGGCCAGACCAAGCAGCAGCGCGAAGCCTTTCAGAGCTTGCGCTTCAGCATGCTGGTGGCGCTGATGTTGGTGTACATGGTGCTGGCGGCGCAATTCCGGTCGTTGCTCGATCCGCTCATCATCATGTTCTCCGTGCCGCTGGGTTTGACCGGCGTGCTGTGGGCGCTGTTTCTCTCCCACACCACGCTGTCGACGACGTCGTTCATGGGTGTGATCATGATGGTGGGGATCGTCGTCAGTAACGGAGTGCTGCTGGTGGACTACACCAACGTGTTGCGGCGCCGCGGAATGGAGTTACACGAGGCGGTGATCACCGGCGGCCGCACACGCTTGCGGCCGATCCTGATGACGACGCTGACGACGATCTTCGGCCTGCTGCCGATGGCGCTGGGGTGGGCGGTGGGCAGCGAGACCAACGCGCCACTCGCGCGCGCCGTGCTCGGTGGGCTCAGCGTGTCCACCGTGTTGACGTTGGTGTTCGTGCCGACGCTCTACACCGTCATCGAGGAGCGCTTTCATCGCGAGATCCGCGCTGAGGAGGATTGA
- a CDS encoding nitronate monooxygenase encodes METTFTKIFGLRHPIMQSQMGGVSSPELVAAVSNAGGMGMLAAGGVPPELLRAQIEQVRALTDKPFGVNLLLPVLQPGQAEVCIEARVPLLSLFWGDPAPYVESAHRAGMKVIVQVGSVREAQAAVDAGADLIEAQGVEAGGHVRGGITTMVFTPLVVDAVRPVPVIAAGGIADGRGVAAVLALGAAGAALGTRFLASEESGALPEYKQRVVRASADDTVHTTLFDFGWPNAPHRALRNSVIDEWERAGRPPSGERPHEGEIIGELRLGELKIPVPRYASMPAGTGFTGEVEKTVLYAGQSCGLIRDVRPAADIVAQIAREAEETLRALTRPH; translated from the coding sequence ATGGAAACCACATTCACGAAGATATTCGGGCTGCGCCATCCGATCATGCAGTCGCAGATGGGCGGCGTGTCGTCGCCTGAGTTGGTGGCGGCGGTGTCGAACGCGGGCGGGATGGGCATGCTCGCCGCCGGCGGCGTTCCGCCAGAGTTACTGCGCGCGCAGATCGAACAAGTGCGTGCGCTCACTGACAAGCCGTTCGGGGTCAATCTGCTGTTGCCGGTTTTGCAGCCGGGGCAGGCCGAGGTGTGCATTGAAGCCCGCGTGCCACTGCTGTCGTTGTTCTGGGGCGATCCGGCGCCTTACGTCGAATCCGCCCATCGGGCGGGGATGAAGGTGATCGTGCAAGTGGGTTCGGTTCGAGAGGCGCAGGCTGCGGTCGACGCGGGCGCGGACCTGATCGAAGCGCAGGGCGTCGAGGCCGGGGGGCACGTGCGCGGCGGCATCACGACGATGGTGTTTACACCGTTGGTTGTCGATGCCGTGCGGCCGGTGCCGGTGATTGCGGCCGGCGGTATCGCCGACGGCCGTGGCGTGGCCGCGGTGCTGGCCTTGGGCGCCGCCGGCGCCGCGCTTGGTACGCGTTTTCTTGCGTCCGAAGAATCCGGCGCGCTCCCCGAGTACAAGCAGCGCGTTGTCCGCGCCTCGGCGGACGACACGGTTCATACGACGCTGTTCGACTTCGGCTGGCCAAACGCCCCGCACCGCGCGCTGCGCAACAGCGTCATCGATGAATGGGAACGAGCGGGACGCCCGCCGAGCGGGGAGCGCCCACACGAGGGCGAAATCATCGGCGAGTTGCGCCTGGGTGAGCTGAAGATCCCGGTGCCGCGCTATGCCTCAATGCCGGCGGGAACCGGTTTCACTGGCGAGGTCGAGAAGACCGTGCTCTACGCCGGGCAGTCGTGCGGACTGATCCGCGACGTGCGGCCGGCGGCCGACATCGTTGCGCAGATTGCGCGCGAAGCCGAAGAAACTTTGCGCGCGCTCACGCGGCCACACTGA
- the chrA gene encoding chromate efflux transporter, translating to MAHRDVDARAARLSELARLFLRLGATAFGGPAAHIAMMEDEVVRRRGWLSRTQFLDLLGATNLIPGPNSTEMAIHVGYLRAGWAGLVVAGVCFIVPAALVVAVIAAVYVRLGTLPQAAALLYGMKPVVIAIVLHALWGLGRTAIKSMRLAAIGVAAVALTAAGVDELLVLALAGAASMVTKRSINGSGGGAPAVVALPLAATTAAAPFGLWALGLFFLKVGSVLFGSGYVLLAFLRADLVVRWGWLTEAQLLDATAVGQVTPGPVFTTATFIGYVLAGPLGALIATVGIFLPAFFFVAVSGPLIPRLRQSPTAAALLDGVNVGSLALMAAVTWYLGRTAVIDLPTAALAVTSLLLLGWRRVSSAWLVLGGAVVGLVLR from the coding sequence ATGGCGCATCGTGACGTGGATGCGCGCGCCGCGCGGTTGAGCGAACTGGCGCGGCTGTTTCTCCGCCTCGGCGCCACCGCGTTCGGCGGCCCCGCGGCGCACATCGCGATGATGGAGGACGAAGTCGTCCGCCGCCGCGGCTGGCTGTCGCGAACTCAATTCCTCGATCTCCTCGGCGCCACCAACCTCATCCCCGGCCCCAACTCGACCGAGATGGCAATCCACGTCGGCTATCTGCGGGCCGGCTGGGCTGGGTTGGTGGTGGCGGGCGTATGCTTCATCGTGCCGGCGGCGTTGGTGGTGGCGGTGATCGCCGCCGTCTATGTGCGGTTGGGAACGCTGCCGCAGGCCGCGGCGCTGTTGTACGGCATGAAGCCCGTGGTGATCGCGATAGTGCTGCACGCGCTGTGGGGACTGGGTCGGACGGCGATCAAATCGATGCGGCTCGCAGCGATCGGCGTCGCGGCCGTCGCGCTTACCGCCGCCGGTGTGGACGAACTGCTCGTCCTGGCACTGGCGGGCGCAGCGTCGATGGTGACGAAGCGGTCAATCAATGGCAGTGGCGGTGGCGCACCGGCAGTCGTCGCGCTGCCACTGGCCGCTACCACGGCCGCCGCGCCGTTCGGGTTGTGGGCGCTCGGTTTGTTCTTCCTCAAAGTCGGCTCGGTGTTATTCGGCAGCGGCTACGTGCTGCTGGCGTTCCTACGCGCCGATCTGGTCGTACGCTGGGGCTGGCTCACCGAAGCGCAACTGCTCGACGCGACGGCTGTGGGGCAAGTGACGCCCGGGCCGGTGTTCACCACCGCGACCTTCATCGGGTACGTATTGGCGGGACCACTCGGTGCGCTGATCGCCACCGTCGGCATCTTTCTTCCCGCGTTCTTCTTTGTCGCGGTCAGCGGTCCACTGATTCCGCGCCTGCGCCAGTCGCCGACGGCCGCTGCGCTGCTCGACGGCGTCAACGTCGGCTCGCTCGCGCTCATGGCGGCGGTGACGTGGTACCTCGGGCGAACCGCCGTGATCGATCTGCCGACCGCGGCGCTAGCGGTCACGAGTCTCCTGCTGCTCGGATGGCGGCGCGTCAGTTCCGCGTGGCTGGTGCTTGGCGGCGCGGTGGTCGGCCTGGTATTGCGCTGA
- a CDS encoding CoA transferase gives MSTLPLAGLRILDLGTRIAAPFAATLLGDFGAEVIKVELPGSGDFMRSIGPFVGDYSLWWAVEGRNKKSITLDLRTPRGQALLKQLIAVSDVAVENFQPGTLEGWNLGFDTLRAINPNLILARASVYGQSGPYRDRPGLDRNGIGFGGLLYLTGYRDRPPVRPGVIISDYLTAVFNAFAIMMALYHRDVHRGGGQSIDVALYESIFRILEHTMTSYDRLGVVREREGNRLRNSAPLDNWETKDGEFVCIVAAGDGLFPRLARALGREDLLTDARFGSLSARVAHADEINGIVGEWVKRHTAAEIEAILIPAQVPVTRAYSIADIAADPHYAAREDIVTVDDPTIGPLRMQAVYPRLSETPGRIARGAPKLGEHNHEVYADLLGLSDGEIAALRADGVI, from the coding sequence GTGTCGACCCTCCCACTCGCTGGCCTTCGCATTTTGGATCTTGGGACGCGCATCGCCGCGCCGTTTGCGGCGACGTTGCTCGGCGACTTCGGCGCCGAGGTCATCAAGGTCGAACTCCCCGGCAGCGGCGACTTCATGCGCAGCATCGGCCCGTTCGTCGGCGACTACTCGCTGTGGTGGGCGGTCGAAGGGCGCAACAAGAAATCGATCACGCTCGATCTGCGCACGCCGCGCGGGCAAGCGCTGCTGAAACAGTTGATCGCCGTGTCGGATGTCGCGGTGGAGAATTTCCAGCCCGGCACGCTCGAAGGGTGGAACCTCGGCTTCGACACCCTGCGCGCAATCAATCCCAACCTCATTCTCGCGCGCGCATCGGTGTACGGGCAGAGCGGACCGTATCGCGATCGGCCCGGGCTCGATCGCAATGGCATCGGCTTCGGCGGTTTGCTCTACCTCACCGGCTATCGCGACCGTCCACCGGTCCGCCCAGGCGTCATCATTTCGGACTACCTCACCGCCGTGTTTAACGCGTTTGCGATCATGATGGCGCTCTATCATCGCGACGTGCACCGCGGCGGCGGCCAGTCGATCGATGTGGCGCTGTACGAATCGATCTTCCGCATCCTCGAACACACGATGACCAGCTACGATCGCCTCGGGGTCGTGCGCGAGCGCGAAGGCAATCGCCTGCGCAACTCCGCGCCGCTCGACAACTGGGAGACCAAAGACGGCGAGTTCGTCTGCATCGTCGCCGCCGGCGACGGCCTGTTCCCGCGCCTCGCGCGCGCGCTGGGTCGCGAAGATCTGCTCACCGATGCTCGCTTCGGTTCGCTCAGTGCGCGGGTGGCGCATGCGGACGAGATCAACGGTATCGTCGGCGAGTGGGTGAAACGACACACCGCCGCCGAGATCGAAGCGATCCTGATCCCCGCCCAGGTGCCGGTGACGCGCGCCTACTCGATTGCCGATATCGCGGCCGACCCGCACTACGCGGCGCGCGAGGACATCGTGACGGTCGACGATCCGACCATCGGTCCGCTGCGCATGCAGGCGGTGTATCCGCGTCTCTCGGAAACCCCTGGACGCATCGCGCGCGGCGCGCCAAAGTTGGGTGAACACAATCACGAAGTCTACGCCGACCTGCTTGGATTGAGCGACGGCGAGATTGCCGCGCTGCGGGCGGACGGAGTCATCTGA
- a CDS encoding efflux RND transporter periplasmic adaptor subunit yields the protein MVAALVVLIAVASYAYWRHGDENGKGEYVTDALERGTVAATVTATGTLNPVSTVQVGTYVSGPIQALYADYNSPVAKGQLVAKIDPAAFLVKVQQADANLANARARVDKDRADLVLKKLTLERNRELLTKNLISQNDLDTAKSNYDQAAAQIALDQAAVKQTEAALQEARINLNYTDIKSPVDGVVVSRNVDVGQTVAASFQTPTLFLIAQDLTKMQVDTNVSESDIGTVRENQAASFTVDAYPGKAFHGTVAQIRNAPIAVQNVVTYDVVIAVSNPDLELKPGMTATVTITTAQRDDVLLVPLRALRFRPDRKPGAAAETPTARESAHQGPLVVWELQPDRTLRKVEVQTGVRNDQYAELISGDLHQGDQLAVAFRRSAPKVQVQPPSFGGGRRF from the coding sequence GTGGTCGCAGCGCTCGTCGTATTGATTGCGGTGGCGAGCTATGCCTACTGGCGCCACGGCGACGAGAACGGCAAGGGCGAGTACGTTACTGACGCGCTCGAACGCGGTACCGTCGCTGCGACGGTGACGGCGACCGGCACGCTTAATCCTGTGAGCACGGTCCAAGTGGGCACCTACGTGTCGGGACCGATTCAAGCCCTCTACGCCGACTACAACTCGCCCGTGGCCAAGGGCCAGCTGGTGGCGAAGATCGATCCGGCCGCATTCCTCGTGAAGGTGCAGCAGGCCGACGCGAATCTCGCCAACGCCCGGGCTAGAGTCGACAAGGACCGCGCCGATCTGGTGTTGAAGAAGCTCACGCTCGAACGCAACCGGGAGTTGCTCACAAAGAATCTGATCTCACAGAATGACCTGGACACGGCGAAGAGCAACTACGATCAGGCCGCGGCGCAGATCGCGCTGGATCAAGCCGCAGTCAAGCAAACCGAAGCGGCGCTTCAGGAGGCGCGCATCAATCTCAACTACACCGACATCAAATCGCCCGTCGACGGCGTGGTGGTCTCGCGTAACGTTGACGTCGGGCAGACCGTAGCGGCCAGCTTTCAAACCCCGACGCTGTTCTTGATCGCGCAAGACCTCACCAAGATGCAAGTCGACACCAACGTCAGCGAGTCGGACATTGGCACCGTGCGTGAGAATCAAGCCGCCTCGTTCACCGTCGATGCGTACCCGGGTAAGGCGTTTCACGGCACCGTGGCGCAGATTCGCAACGCCCCGATCGCCGTGCAGAACGTCGTGACCTACGATGTGGTGATCGCCGTCAGCAATCCCGATTTGGAACTCAAACCCGGCATGACTGCCACGGTCACGATCACCACCGCGCAACGCGACGACGTGTTGTTGGTCCCGTTGAGGGCGCTGCGTTTCCGACCCGACCGCAAGCCGGGCGCCGCCGCGGAGACGCCCACGGCGCGGGAATCGGCTCATCAAGGTCCATTGGTCGTGTGGGAACTCCAACCAGACCGCACGCTGCGGAAAGTCGAGGTCCAAACCGGCGTACGCAATGATCAGTACGCGGAGCTCATCTCCGGTGATCTTCATCAAGGAGACCAATTGGCGGTGGCCTTCCGTCGCAGCGCTCCAAAAGTACAAGTGCAACCCCCGTCCTTCGGTGGCGGTCGCCGCTTCTAG